Proteins from a single region of Candidatus Binatia bacterium:
- a CDS encoding DUF1800 domain-containing protein, with protein sequence MAAQAQIDVGGILRPQGHPDFTTALQPHNGTLGTRAAAHLLRRAGFGGSPDDIGRFAAMRAPEAAAALVDVPSAASITPPSELDDASQPYAMSGSMDRAMIRRERRRAGQEAIVALQVWWLNRMLTASPLQEKMTLYFHGHFTSRGTPLFPWITYNQNALFRKYALGNLRDLTKNVSKDAAMLIYLNGNQNVAAHPNENYARELMELFTLGVDRYTENDVRESARAWTGWRVVNRTDTVSFDSSLHDSGSKTFLGRTGNFGGDDIVDIIFAQPQCARFFAASLLSWFVYNNPEPQLVDSVAALLRNHDFELAPVVGAILSSNVFYSARAYRALVKSPVEFVVGTYKALGLKTVDATALPALQQMGQRLFFPPNVAGWPGGQNWLTSGTMLARQNFLVRLLGSQTLADSSWLHGLPLQPSSASRDLADTLLQGDVAPASLFEFESYLGGAGSAALPSLSAENYGQRVAGAAYLAMATPAYQLN encoded by the coding sequence ATGGCCGCCCAGGCTCAAATCGACGTCGGTGGCATCCTGCGCCCGCAGGGTCACCCCGATTTCACTACCGCGCTGCAGCCGCACAACGGAACGCTCGGAACGCGCGCGGCCGCGCATTTGCTGCGCCGCGCCGGCTTCGGCGGCTCGCCCGACGATATCGGGCGCTTCGCCGCGATGCGCGCGCCTGAGGCCGCGGCGGCGCTGGTCGACGTGCCGTCCGCCGCCTCGATAACACCGCCGTCCGAGCTCGACGACGCGTCGCAGCCTTACGCGATGAGCGGGTCGATGGATCGAGCGATGATCCGCCGCGAGCGCCGCCGCGCGGGTCAGGAGGCGATCGTCGCGCTGCAAGTCTGGTGGCTGAACCGGATGCTGACGGCGTCTCCACTGCAGGAGAAGATGACGCTGTATTTCCACGGTCACTTCACGTCGCGCGGCACGCCGCTCTTCCCGTGGATCACCTACAACCAGAACGCGCTTTTCCGCAAGTACGCACTCGGCAATCTGCGTGACCTGACAAAAAACGTGTCCAAGGACGCGGCGATGCTGATCTACCTCAACGGCAACCAGAACGTCGCGGCGCATCCGAACGAGAACTACGCGCGCGAGCTGATGGAGTTGTTCACGCTGGGCGTCGATCGCTACACGGAAAACGACGTCCGCGAATCGGCCCGCGCCTGGACCGGCTGGCGCGTCGTCAACCGCACGGATACCGTCAGTTTCGACTCGAGCCTGCACGACTCGGGAAGCAAGACGTTTCTGGGCCGCACCGGAAACTTCGGCGGCGATGATATCGTCGACATCATCTTCGCGCAGCCTCAGTGCGCGCGGTTCTTCGCCGCGAGCCTGCTCAGCTGGTTCGTCTACAACAACCCGGAGCCGCAGCTCGTCGATTCCGTCGCAGCGCTGCTGCGCAATCACGACTTCGAGCTCGCGCCCGTCGTGGGCGCTATCCTGAGCAGCAACGTGTTCTACAGCGCGCGTGCCTACCGCGCGCTCGTAAAGAGTCCGGTCGAATTCGTCGTCGGCACGTACAAGGCGCTCGGCCTGAAGACGGTCGACGCCACGGCTCTGCCGGCGCTCCAGCAGATGGGCCAGCGGCTGTTCTTTCCGCCGAACGTGGCGGGCTGGCCCGGCGGCCAGAACTGGCTCACGAGCGGCACGATGCTCGCGCGCCAGAATTTCCTGGTCCGTCTGCTCGGCTCGCAGACGCTGGCGGACTCGTCGTGGCTGCACGGCCTGCCGCTCCAGCCGTCGAGCGCGTCGCGCGACCTTGCGGACACGCTTCTGCAGGGCGACGTAGCGCCCGCGTCGCTGTTCGAGTTCGAAAGCTACTTGGGTGGAGCGGGAAGCGCGGCGTTGCCGTCGCTCTCCGCGGAGAACTACGGTCAACGCGTCGCCGGTGCGGCATATCTCGCGATGGCCACGCCGGCCTATCAGCTGAACTAA
- a CDS encoding HAMP domain-containing sensor histidine kinase, with the protein MSLKWKIALGYSALLIVAMTVMSGIIVWRFQQILYDQAATSVNATMKAIVAFAQQSATPFSLEDSSVGTLQFLFDSSNLATWNSANSYVQVDSSNGYPLAKTANLGSLTVPANPKLSASHDVAFRQVTLGGRSFLVEDRYLRAGASAAIIHVAEPLDTLQRTFARAREAIAIVLGAAAAAVVVLSIVFASQATTPINKLSREMREISSDRLRIAAGKGALDGRRRSGRDEVGRLAQSFSDLLARLGEAFARERQFISDASHELKTPLTSINANAQMLLRWGDRDQAVRRESLETIVRESADLAAMVNGMLTLAKADRGDEIPKEPLSLAQIASEVSQNAGPRAAEKEIALHFSHAATPIVYGDPNLLRQLVGNLVDNAIKFSERGSVEVSVGENGASAWVDVTDTGPGIPESELSNIFERFYRADKARSREVPGTGLGLAIVRSIARVHGGEATVSNVPGGGARFRVLLPRIQAPFT; encoded by the coding sequence AGCCCTCGGATATTCCGCGCTGTTGATCGTCGCGATGACCGTCATGAGCGGCATCATCGTGTGGCGGTTTCAGCAGATCCTGTACGATCAGGCGGCGACGAGCGTCAACGCGACCATGAAGGCGATCGTGGCGTTCGCACAGCAGTCTGCGACGCCGTTTTCGCTCGAAGATTCGTCGGTCGGCACGCTGCAGTTTCTCTTTGACAGCAGCAATCTCGCTACGTGGAACTCGGCCAACAGCTACGTGCAGGTGGACTCGAGCAACGGGTATCCTCTCGCGAAGACGGCGAACCTCGGCTCGCTGACGGTACCAGCGAATCCGAAGCTCTCGGCGTCGCACGACGTCGCGTTTCGGCAGGTAACGCTCGGCGGCCGGTCGTTCTTGGTCGAGGATCGTTATCTGCGCGCGGGGGCGAGCGCGGCCATCATCCACGTCGCCGAACCGCTCGACACGCTGCAGCGCACGTTCGCGCGAGCTCGTGAGGCCATCGCGATCGTGCTGGGCGCGGCGGCAGCGGCCGTCGTCGTGCTCTCGATCGTCTTCGCGTCGCAGGCGACGACGCCGATCAACAAGCTGTCGCGCGAGATGCGCGAGATCAGCTCCGATCGCCTCAGAATCGCGGCCGGAAAGGGAGCCCTCGACGGGCGCCGGCGCAGCGGCCGCGACGAAGTCGGCCGCCTGGCCCAGAGCTTCAGCGACCTGTTGGCGCGCCTGGGCGAGGCGTTCGCGCGCGAGCGCCAATTCATCTCAGACGCGTCCCACGAGCTCAAGACGCCCCTAACGTCGATCAACGCCAACGCGCAGATGCTGCTGCGCTGGGGCGATCGAGACCAGGCGGTCCGCCGCGAGAGCCTAGAGACGATCGTCCGTGAGAGCGCCGACCTCGCCGCGATGGTCAACGGCATGCTGACGCTCGCCAAGGCCGACCGCGGGGACGAAATCCCGAAGGAACCGCTCTCGCTCGCGCAGATAGCGAGCGAGGTCTCGCAGAACGCGGGGCCGCGCGCCGCGGAGAAAGAGATCGCGCTGCACTTCAGCCACGCGGCGACGCCGATCGTTTACGGCGACCCCAACCTGCTGCGCCAGCTCGTCGGAAACCTCGTCGACAACGCCATCAAGTTCAGCGAGCGCGGCAGCGTCGAGGTTAGCGTCGGAGAGAACGGGGCGTCCGCCTGGGTCGACGTGACCGACACGGGGCCGGGCATCCCGGAATCCGAGCTCTCGAACATCTTCGAGCGGTTCTATCGAGCGGACAAGGCGCGCTCGCGCGAGGTCCCGGGCACGGGGCTGGGTTTAGCGATCGTCCGCTCGATTGCTCGAGTCCACGGTGGCGAGGCGACGGTCAGCAACGTCCCCGGCGGCGGCGCGCGTTTCCGCGTTCTCTTACCGCGTATCCAGGCTCCGTTCACCTAG
- a CDS encoding MBL fold metallo-hydrolase, whose translation MPSSILFLGSGGARFVVARQLRASGGMWMRFGETQIHVDPGPGALVRALGHVPPCNPRELEAIVLSHKHLDHSSDVNVLIEAMTSGGFRRRGAVLAPADAFEEEPVVLPYARRFVERIEYLEPSSGPYRIGGVELYTSMRHVHAVRTHGLHFVHDGLRVSYLPCGRYFDGLAADYASRRPDVLIVNVLRYRDEMNVDHLTWPHARDVVAEVRPKVAIFQHFGTKMLEADPPKLARRLEDEQGLRAIAAYDGLTVDLETEVAAAAAAG comes from the coding sequence TTGCCTAGCTCGATCCTCTTCCTCGGAAGCGGCGGCGCGCGTTTCGTCGTCGCGCGTCAACTGCGCGCGTCCGGCGGGATGTGGATGCGCTTTGGCGAGACGCAGATACACGTCGACCCCGGTCCTGGCGCGCTCGTGCGGGCACTCGGCCACGTTCCGCCCTGCAATCCACGCGAGCTCGAGGCAATTGTGCTCTCGCACAAGCATCTCGACCACTCGAGCGACGTCAACGTGCTCATCGAGGCGATGACCTCCGGAGGCTTCCGCCGTCGCGGCGCGGTCCTCGCGCCGGCCGACGCCTTCGAGGAAGAGCCCGTCGTCCTGCCCTACGCGCGCCGCTTCGTGGAGCGAATCGAGTATCTCGAGCCGAGCAGCGGACCCTATCGCATCGGCGGCGTGGAGCTGTATACGTCGATGCGTCACGTCCACGCCGTGCGGACCCACGGCCTGCACTTCGTCCACGACGGCTTACGCGTCTCGTACCTGCCGTGCGGACGATATTTCGACGGTCTCGCCGCCGACTACGCGAGCCGGCGCCCCGACGTGTTAATCGTGAACGTCCTGCGCTATCGCGACGAGATGAACGTCGACCATCTGACCTGGCCGCACGCACGCGACGTCGTGGCCGAAGTGCGTCCGAAGGTTGCGATCTTTCAGCACTTCGGCACGAAGATGCTCGAGGCGGATCCCCCAAAGCTCGCACGGCGGCTCGAGGACGAGCAAGGCCTGCGCGCGATCGCCGCCTACGACGGGCTTACGGTTGATTTAGAAACGGAGGTCGCGGCGGCTGCCGCAGCCGGTTGA
- a CDS encoding DUF4097 family beta strand repeat-containing protein: protein MPKNFGRGAIAMLLAWLCWLVLAAPVRADEQYDVGPSPVLNVRLNRGNLTVQTWDRPQVQIQSDQPLVVQHLPPSQVEEPKQVQISSEQIQTEHGPVTLPAETFVLPDIPGTQHDAIVARGAGNVTITIPRNTGMVIAHVRAGHLTLNGYHGIFVAHTRAAGIDLNDVGGTAFVESLRGKVVATNSSFDRLRMRTATGNMFFQGCTSHQIQATSTYGSIVYDNGHFQPGLARFESEHGNVALGVRGGAQIGAHSGSGHVVSSFHSEAHVQGNPTTKQATVEGGGPVVTATSRNGSVYLYSGSMNEHPHVREQLSGSTRLPTTRAPSAAAPPPHEQPFQRFNRLRQPPRPPFLNQP from the coding sequence GTGCCCAAAAACTTCGGCCGGGGGGCGATCGCGATGCTCCTCGCCTGGCTGTGTTGGTTGGTTCTCGCGGCGCCGGTGCGCGCCGACGAGCAGTACGACGTTGGGCCGTCGCCGGTGCTCAACGTGCGGCTGAACCGCGGTAACCTGACGGTGCAGACGTGGGATCGGCCGCAGGTGCAAATTCAGTCGGACCAGCCGCTGGTCGTGCAGCATCTGCCGCCCTCACAGGTCGAGGAGCCCAAGCAGGTCCAGATCTCATCCGAACAGATCCAGACCGAGCACGGTCCGGTGACGCTCCCGGCCGAGACGTTCGTGCTTCCCGACATTCCCGGCACGCAGCACGACGCGATCGTTGCACGCGGCGCCGGCAACGTGACCATCACGATCCCGCGCAACACCGGAATGGTGATCGCTCACGTCCGTGCGGGTCATCTGACGCTGAACGGCTACCACGGCATCTTCGTCGCGCATACGCGCGCGGCGGGCATCGATCTCAACGACGTCGGCGGCACTGCCTTCGTCGAATCGCTGCGCGGCAAGGTCGTCGCGACCAACTCGTCGTTCGACCGGCTGCGCATGCGCACCGCGACCGGCAACATGTTTTTTCAGGGATGCACGTCGCATCAGATCCAGGCCACCAGCACGTACGGCTCGATCGTCTACGACAACGGGCACTTTCAGCCCGGGCTCGCGCGCTTCGAGTCCGAGCACGGAAACGTCGCCCTAGGCGTGCGCGGCGGCGCGCAGATCGGCGCGCACAGCGGTTCGGGTCACGTCGTGTCGAGCTTCCACTCCGAGGCGCACGTCCAAGGCAACCCGACGACGAAACAGGCCACCGTCGAGGGCGGCGGACCCGTCGTCACCGCCACGTCGCGCAACGGCTCCGTGTACCTCTACAGCGGATCGATGAACGAGCACCCGCACGTGCGCGAGCAGCTCAGCGGGAGCACGCGGCTTCCGACGACGCGCGCTCCGAGCGCGGCCGCGCCGCCGCCGCACGAGCAGCCGTTCCAGCGCTTCAACCGGCTGCGGCAGCCGCCGCGACCTCCGTTTCTAAATCAACCGTAA
- a CDS encoding carboxyl transferase domain-containing protein: protein MAVLESRLDRNSEQFRTNAQRMGRLVAELRERLIGVRSGGGREAVEKHRSRNKLTARERVERLIDPGSDFLELSPLAAFDMYRNDSPSAGIVTGIGIVETQHCAVVANDATVKGGTYYPMTVKKHLRAQEIAEQNHLPCIYLVDSGGAFLPLQADVFPDRDHFGRIFYNQARMSSKRIAQVAAVMGSCTAGGAYVPAMSDETVIVKGRGTIFLGGPPLVKAATGEEVTAEELGGADVHTRISGVADHFANDDDQALAMIREIVRNLHVELPRQWDRTEPQQPKCDPRDIYGIIPADSRTGYDVREIVARLVDASEFHEFKARYGTTLVCGFARIEGHPIGILANNGILFSESALKGTHFIELCVQRGTPLLFLQNITGFMVGKEYENRGIAKDGAKLVMAVACAEVPKFTVVIGGSFGAGNYGMCGRAYAPRQLWMWPNARISVMGGPQAASVLSTVRGEMTPEEKAAFEAPILEKYEHEGSPYYSTARLWDDGIVDPLDTRRVIAIGLDAAAHAPQPRTQFGVFRM, encoded by the coding sequence ATGGCCGTTTTGGAGTCGCGACTCGACAGAAATTCCGAGCAATTTCGCACCAACGCGCAGCGTATGGGGCGCCTCGTCGCCGAGCTGCGCGAGCGGCTGATCGGCGTGCGCTCCGGCGGCGGCCGGGAGGCGGTGGAGAAGCATCGCAGCCGCAACAAGCTCACGGCGCGCGAACGGGTCGAGCGCTTGATCGATCCGGGCTCCGACTTCCTGGAGCTCTCGCCGCTGGCGGCGTTCGACATGTACCGCAACGACTCGCCTTCCGCCGGGATCGTCACGGGAATCGGCATCGTGGAGACGCAGCACTGCGCGGTCGTCGCGAACGACGCGACGGTGAAGGGCGGCACGTACTACCCGATGACGGTGAAGAAACACCTTCGCGCGCAAGAGATCGCCGAGCAAAATCACCTGCCATGCATCTATCTCGTCGATTCGGGCGGCGCGTTCTTGCCGCTGCAGGCCGACGTCTTTCCGGACCGCGACCACTTTGGGCGCATCTTTTACAATCAGGCGCGCATGTCGAGCAAGCGGATCGCGCAGGTCGCCGCAGTCATGGGCTCGTGCACGGCAGGCGGCGCGTACGTCCCGGCGATGAGCGATGAAACCGTGATCGTCAAGGGGCGTGGCACGATCTTTCTCGGTGGCCCGCCGCTCGTCAAGGCGGCAACCGGCGAAGAGGTGACGGCCGAAGAGCTCGGCGGCGCAGACGTTCACACGCGGATATCGGGCGTCGCGGACCACTTCGCCAACGACGACGATCAGGCACTCGCGATGATTCGCGAGATCGTGCGCAACCTTCACGTCGAACTTCCGCGCCAGTGGGATCGGACGGAGCCGCAGCAGCCCAAATGCGACCCGCGCGACATCTACGGCATCATTCCGGCGGACAGCCGCACGGGATACGACGTGCGCGAGATCGTGGCGCGCCTCGTCGATGCTTCCGAGTTCCACGAGTTCAAAGCGCGCTACGGCACGACCCTGGTCTGCGGCTTCGCGCGCATAGAGGGGCACCCGATCGGAATCCTCGCCAACAACGGCATCCTGTTCAGCGAGAGCGCGCTCAAGGGCACGCATTTCATCGAGCTCTGCGTGCAGCGCGGCACGCCGCTGCTCTTCCTGCAGAACATCACGGGATTCATGGTGGGCAAGGAGTATGAAAACCGCGGCATCGCCAAGGACGGGGCGAAGCTCGTGATGGCCGTCGCGTGCGCGGAGGTGCCGAAGTTCACGGTCGTGATCGGTGGCAGCTTCGGTGCCGGCAACTACGGGATGTGCGGCCGAGCCTACGCGCCGCGTCAGCTCTGGATGTGGCCCAACGCGCGGATCAGCGTGATGGGCGGCCCGCAGGCGGCCAGCGTGCTATCGACCGTCCGGGGCGAGATGACGCCTGAAGAGAAAGCCGCCTTCGAGGCTCCGATTCTCGAGAAGTACGAGCACGAGGGCAGCCCGTACTACTCGACGGCGCGGCTCTGGGACGACGGCATCGTCGATCCGCTCGACACGCGCCGCGTCATCGCCATCGGTCTGGACGCAGCCGCGCACGCGCCGCAACCGCGCACGCAGTTCGGCGTCTTCCGGATGTAG
- a CDS encoding DUF1501 domain-containing protein has protein sequence MKRRNFLLATASGLAIVANPEHVFAKALAQAPLPGLPGSQDRCLVIVNLAGGNDGLNCVVPHGDAHYYRVRPALAIARNDVLAIDANVGLNPGMRSLKALYDKGMVAIVQGVGYPNADHSHFRSTEIWQTAAPERYEHTGWLGRYFDEAALSRDNLFKGVAVSQVLPELLVSDHTDIPAIPALAQYTLAADRNTVASKAFWTEARDKHLPFESPYLAHVMEIEGNAQRSSEELPRLVAGYTAKASYPATPLGRSLALAAQIVGSNLGTKAIYVEHGSFDTHVNQVAIQNRLLAQFSDAIGAFYEDLAAHGNERRVLTLTFSEFGRRIEENGSRGTDHGEASPLFLIGGGVKGGLYGTLPDLSSTNMGNLRYTIDFRSVYATVLERWLGRPSTTVLGGAFAKLPVLA, from the coding sequence ATGAAACGCCGAAACTTTTTGCTGGCAACGGCTTCCGGATTGGCGATCGTCGCCAACCCCGAACACGTCTTCGCGAAGGCGCTCGCGCAGGCGCCGCTGCCGGGTCTGCCGGGAAGTCAGGATCGCTGTCTCGTGATCGTCAACTTGGCCGGCGGTAACGACGGGTTGAACTGCGTCGTGCCGCACGGCGACGCGCACTATTACCGCGTCCGTCCGGCGTTGGCGATCGCGCGCAACGACGTGTTGGCGATCGATGCGAACGTGGGGTTGAATCCCGGCATGCGTTCGCTGAAGGCCCTCTACGACAAGGGCATGGTGGCGATCGTCCAGGGCGTGGGCTATCCCAACGCGGACCACTCGCATTTTCGCTCGACCGAGATCTGGCAGACCGCTGCGCCCGAACGCTACGAGCACACCGGCTGGCTTGGGCGTTACTTCGACGAGGCGGCGCTCTCGCGCGACAATCTCTTCAAGGGCGTCGCCGTCTCGCAGGTGCTGCCCGAGCTGCTCGTTTCCGATCACACGGACATTCCGGCGATACCGGCGCTTGCGCAGTATACGCTCGCCGCCGATCGCAACACCGTGGCCAGCAAGGCGTTCTGGACCGAGGCGCGCGACAAGCACCTGCCGTTCGAGTCGCCCTATCTCGCGCACGTCATGGAGATCGAGGGCAACGCACAGCGCAGCTCGGAGGAGCTGCCGAGGCTCGTCGCCGGGTACACGGCGAAGGCCTCGTATCCGGCCACGCCGCTGGGACGCAGCCTGGCGCTCGCGGCGCAGATCGTCGGCAGCAACCTGGGAACCAAGGCCATCTACGTCGAGCACGGCTCGTTCGACACGCACGTCAACCAGGTCGCGATCCAGAACCGGCTGTTGGCGCAGTTTTCCGACGCGATCGGTGCGTTCTACGAAGATCTCGCCGCGCATGGCAACGAACGCCGCGTCTTGACGTTGACGTTTAGCGAATTCGGCCGGCGCATCGAGGAGAACGGCAGCCGCGGCACCGACCACGGCGAAGCCTCCCCGCTGTTCTTGATCGGCGGCGGCGTCAAGGGCGGCCTTTACGGGACGCTGCCCGACCTCAGCTCCACAAACATGGGCAACCTGCGCTACACGATCGACTTTCGCAGCGTGTACGCGACGGTGCTGGAGCGGTGGCTCGGCCGTCCGTCGACGACGGTGCTGGGCGGCGCATTCGCGAAGCTGCCCGTGCTTGCCTAG